A segment of the Trifolium pratense cultivar HEN17-A07 linkage group LG7, ARS_RC_1.1, whole genome shotgun sequence genome:
GTCCATCAATGACTTTGAGATTGGAAAGCCACTTGGGAGAGGGAAATTCGGCAGAGTCTATGTCGCCAGAGAAGTCAAGGTACCAAATTTCCCCCCTTTATGCTGTTTGTCTGTGTTGTTTATTATTTGGTGGGTATTTCATTTTGGATCAAAATCAAATAGTCTATCCACAATTTGACCCTAAAATCTGTTTTTGTGATgaattgatttaattttgaaaGTTTTTATCACATGTACAAATTATGAATCACCGACACAAACAGCGGAGACAATGCTGACAGACACCGGTAGTCATTTATGAAAATGGAACATAAAATGTAACCAAATGTGTTCATGTCATATTGGTGTCAGATACCAACACGTGTTGGAGACCAAACATGTCTTCAATCTAAAGTGTTAGTGTTAATTAGATTGCTATAAATTGGTCTTGAAGTGAAGATGTTTTGAATTCATGCGGAATGGGATTGTATATTTAGGGAGTGCTTAGTGAATAGCTTAATTGAGCTGTATACAAGAGTTTATCATATAAGAGTCCATAAATAAGCTAGTTCCACACTGGCAAAGAAAATGAGGCTAAATTAAGTATATGTTCTGAATAAGTTGATATATTAAGTTGAAAACAAGTAATAAATATATCATAAGCtgttttaaagaattttttgaATACTTAAGGATCCAATAGATTTTATTACTaatttttaacttcttttttgcAGAGTAAATTTGTGGTCGCATTGAAGGTTATCTTTAAGGAACAACTTGAAAAGTATAGGATTCACCATCAACTAAGGAGGGAAATGGAGATACAGATAAGTCTTAAACATCCAAACATCTTGAGTCTTTATGGTTGGTTTCATGATTCCGAGCGCGTTATCTTGATTCTTGAATATGCTCATAATGGTGAGCTATACAAAGAGCTTAGCAAAAGAGGCCGTTTCTCAGAGAAGCAAGCTGCAACGGTAATCCTTTATTAGTTTGATGAGTGTATGGCTATATTGAAGAATTACCATCATGAGGCTGGTTTTTGAACTTGGTTTTAACTAGAGTTATGACTAGTGACATAAGAATATGAAGTTTGTCTTTCTTGCTTAACTTTTTATGCCATTATAACAAACTATTATCATTGTTTTGACCTGGCATTCTGTTGGAGGATTCCTTAACTGTGTCTGAATCATGGAGTAACATTTTTATTGGTTCAAGGCATTGTGTCAGGTTGTTTGGTTTTGACTTTAAAGAAAAGTTGAGTTGAGAGAGAAGAAGCCATAGTTTGTTTTGAGAGAAAATTAGTTAACCAGCTGAAGAGATTGATTGAGAATCTGAAAATTAGATATTCAATATGAAGCTCCGATACCTAAGAATTTAGAAATGGAAAAGGATATATCCGATACCAATACGTGTCTGATATGCATCCAAAAGGCGTTCGataattgtttttattctttttaacaAATTACAATATTTTCCTCGTAACTTCTTAGATATATCTACGATACGTCTTTCTGTCTAATGACATGATTGTCATCTAGATGCAATGCATCTTTGATACACATCTCTCTAactatagagagagagagagtttatAAATGTATCTTGCCCATGTCATATATTGATTTTTAGAAGTTTCTTGTATTCCCATATCTGTGTTGTATagtatttgtatcgtactatgTATCCAAACTTCTTAGAAACCATGATATATCTATGATAGTTTTAGCAGTTATGCTAATTGAAATGACATACAGTGAAATATGTACTGCAGAGAAAGTAGGTGAAAAATTGGATTTGAACAACTAGTGATCATTTATATTCTATCATTCTATTCTATGCTTATAATTGTACACCTTCCTTTTGCCgcaattttttgtattatattgACCCTTACTTTTGTTTCtttcaaatttgaaaatattagtACATTTTCAGCCTCACAGAGGCATTGGCATATTGTCACGAGAAGCATGTTATTCACAGGGATATCAAGCCTGAAAATTTGTTGCTTGACCATGAGGtatctttttattcttttacctCTTGCCCTTTATTGtggatatataatatataatgaatACTGTTGGCAATTAGTTTTAGTCagttgattattatatgattaaattCAAGTTTTGAGGGAATTTGTAGCAATTAATTTGATAATGGCTTGATTACAGGGTCGTCTTAAGATTGCAGACTTTGGTTGGTCAGTACAATCTAAAAGCAAAAGACAAACCATGTGTGGTACATTGGATTATTTAGCTCCTGAAATGGTAGAAAACAAAGATCATGATTATGCTGTTGATAACTGGACTCTTGGTATCCTTTGTTATGAGTTCCTCTATGGTGTTCCTCCATTTGAGGCTGAGAGTCAAGCTGATACCTTTGAAAGGTATCCAAGGGCATGGAACttgcatatatatagtaaatttaCATTTTGTCTCACAGAGAAACATTTGAAGCCTTTTTTGCATATATATGTAATAATGTATTTCAATTTGTGCAGGATAAAAAAGGTTGATTTAAGCTTCCCTCCTAGCCCTCTTGTTTCTTCTGATGCCAAAAATCTGATAAGTCGGGTATGATTATATTattatagggttaaatatgtttttagtactgaaaaacaattttaaattttttctggTCCGTATAaaattttttctttgattttagtATCTACAATATTTTTGGTCAGCAATTTTAGTCTTTGCTATTAACTCAACTAATGTACCCTTTGCATTttttaaaggtttttttttgaaggaatgtTTAGAACATTTTAAACATATTCCTCATAAaaaatagactttttttttaacaaggattaaattaaatatttaattttttaagtgtCAAAAGCTCAAAAAAGCAAAATAACCTAACTTGaacataaaattcaaatttttagcTCATATATTTTGCAAAGACTTCTAATATAATACTGAGTGTATAGAATCAATGTGTATATGCAAAATTTGGTAGCATTTCAATAAGGTATCAatttactttgttttttatggAGACTAATTGTCAATGAAAAAATATTGTGAGgactaaaatttgaatttttttatagaatctAAAAAAGCTGATTTAATCCTATATCTACATTTTATATCCATGATTAGAATGTTGTTCTTACTGCTATCTGTAAATTCATGCAGCTACTGGTAAAAGATTCCTCAAGAAGGCTGTCACTCCAGAAGATAATGAAGCATCCTTGGATAATCAAGAATGCAAATCGTATGGGTGTATGCTAATAGTATCTTTAGTCACTAATGTATtgcaatatataatataataatagtacAAATCTTGATTGAAATTTGAACTGCAAGAGATTTGTTGAGCAACTGAGACattgattaattaaaaagaattgccataaaattctctaaaaaatttcattcattGTTTACTTGGAGATTGAGGATGATGACAAATGCAAGGGACGCCCTCCGCCTCGGTATCCAGCACAAGAACTAA
Coding sequences within it:
- the LOC123899505 gene encoding serine/threonine-protein kinase Aurora-3-like, with translation MDQNVKREWSINDFEIGKPLGRGKFGRVYVAREVKSKFVVALKVIFKEQLEKYRIHHQLRREMEIQISLKHPNILSLYGWFHDSERVILILEYAHNGELYKELSKRGRFSEKQAATYIFSLTEALAYCHEKHVIHRDIKPENLLLDHEGRLKIADFGWSVQSKSKRQTMCGTLDYLAPEMVENKDHDYAVDNWTLGILCYEFLYGVPPFEAESQADTFERIKKVDLSFPPSPLVSSDAKNLISRLLVKDSSRRLSLQKIMKHPWIIKNANRMGVC